A single window of Pseudophryne corroboree isolate aPseCor3 chromosome 5, aPseCor3.hap2, whole genome shotgun sequence DNA harbors:
- the LOC134928366 gene encoding paraneoplastic antigen Ma2 homolog: MEVLTGEDVYVWGQTKKKDPRRCIGIGGDFVGFSDEDVVGKTGALYGITRPIIVDKRRGAAGESVAILIEIEKEPDANLIPHMMMADENMGKKWRIILPVRKENEVDDAGPSGAPVNISEKGKGDSNVTGGQFQTIVDRVVSQLESWHYEGSYRRLRIFSGIVPVPTGEDPYEAWKEAAVQQAEEWQCPDQIKRQRVVESLRGPAMGIVQAARQSNPNATLETYLEALDYAYGTLEDVGDLISRLHHTFQEPGEKLSSYVIRVDKLLYKIVDKGGISREEVDKSRMKQLLRGALTTDSVAQKLRCSGTREPAPAFNELLKEVKQEEALIEMREKTIKKIKVVQSTTEINSLEDKLLKMMEEQNKKIDQFIATYNAHSSSQNNSPNENVRGKRNTFSNRGCFKCGRFGHRAFECNLNQNISRVPKNSSGREDADQGNGRGRPVDPTQAS, translated from the coding sequence ATGGAAGTACTGACAGGGGAAGATGTATATGTATGGGGTCAGACGAAGAAGAAGGACCCCAGAAGGTGTATAGGAATTGGGGGAGACTTTGTAGGGTTCTCTGATGAAGATGTGGTTGGTAAGACTGGCGCTCTGTATGGAATAACTAGACCCATAATAGTGGATAAACGGAGGGGAGCAGCGGGAGAATCAGTTGCCATATTAATAGAAATAGAAAAGGAACCAGATGCTAATTTGATACCACATATGATGATGGCAGATGAGAATATGGGGAAGAAATGGCGCATCATATTACCTGTTAGGAAAGAGAATGAAGTAGATGATGCTGGCCCTTCGGGAGCTCCTGTGAACATCTCAGAGAAGGGGAAAGGAGATTCAAATGTAACAGGTGGACAATTTCAAACAATAGTAGATCGAGTTGTTTCCCAACTAGAAAGTTGGCACTACGAGGGGAGTTATCGTAGGCTAAGAATTTTTTCGGGCATTGTACCTGTACCTACAGGGGAAGATCCATATGAAGCTTGGAAAGAGGCTGCAGTACAACAGGCAGAAGAATGGCAGTGCCCAGATCAGATTAAACGTCAGAGGGTGGTAGAGAGTCTCCGGGGTCCCGCTATGGGAATAGTGCAAGCGGCTAGGCAAAGCAATCCCAACGCTACTTTGGAGACATATCTTGAAGCCCTAGATTATGCTTACGGTACGCTGGAAGATGTAGGGGACTTAATATCTCGACTACACCACACATTTCAGGAGCCTGGGGAGAAACTAAGTTCATATGTGATTCGGGTTGATAAACTATTATACAAAATTGTGGATAAGGGAGGAATAAGCAGAGAAGAAGTGGATAAGAGTCGAATGAAACAGCTGCTCCGAGGGGCTTTGACTACGGACTCGGTTGCACAGAAGCTGAGATGCTCTGGAACAAGAGAACCTGCTCCTGCTTTCAATGAGTTGTTGAAGGAGGTAAAGCAGGAAGAAGCGTTAATAGAGATGCGAGAGAAGACAATAAAGAAGATTAAAGTGGTACAGTCTACAACAGAGATCAATTCCCTGGAGGATAAACTATTAAAAATGATGGAAGAACAAAACAAAAAGATAGATCAGTTTATAGCTACCTACAATGCTCATAGTTCTTCCCAGAATAACTCTCCCAATGAGAATGTAAGAGGGAAGAGGAACACATTCTCAAATAGAGGATGTTTCAAGTGTGGGAGGTTTGGACATAGGGCTTTTGAGTGTAATCTTAATCAAAATATCTCCCGAGTGCCTAAAAACAGCTCTGGTAGGGAAGATGCTGACCAGGGAAACGGACGGGGGAGGCCCGTGGACCCCACACAGGCCTCCTAG